One window of the Paenibacillus beijingensis genome contains the following:
- the ribE gene encoding riboflavin synthase, protein MFTGLIEETGVMKRIGRQGEAMLLTIGASKVLEGVQDGDSISVNGVCLTVVSFDRASFTVDVMPQTYRHSNLSEVKLGQRVNLERAMAAGGRFGGHIVQGHVDGTGVIVSRTADANAVVYRIKPSEEERMRYIIPQGSVTIDGISLTVFDVHNETFAVSIIPHTLRETALQDKKAGDTINIECDILGKYVDHLLHYGSRSGESAVPSGSAGKGGNSLSAAFLADNGFM, encoded by the coding sequence GTGTTTACGGGATTAATTGAGGAAACGGGCGTTATGAAACGGATCGGCCGCCAAGGGGAAGCGATGCTGCTGACGATCGGGGCATCGAAAGTGCTGGAAGGCGTACAAGACGGAGACAGCATTTCCGTCAACGGCGTCTGTCTTACGGTCGTCTCCTTCGACCGCGCTTCCTTTACGGTAGACGTCATGCCCCAAACATACCGCCATTCCAATTTGAGCGAAGTGAAGCTCGGCCAGCGGGTCAATCTGGAGCGGGCGATGGCCGCAGGCGGCCGTTTCGGCGGCCATATCGTGCAGGGGCATGTGGACGGGACGGGCGTCATCGTATCCCGCACAGCCGACGCCAACGCGGTCGTATACCGGATAAAGCCGTCCGAAGAGGAGCGGATGCGTTACATCATTCCGCAAGGATCGGTGACGATTGACGGCATCAGCCTTACCGTATTCGATGTTCATAACGAAACGTTCGCCGTATCGATCATTCCGCACACGCTGCGCGAAACGGCGCTGCAGGATAAAAAAGCGGGCGACACGATCAATATCGAGTGCGATATATTGGGCAAATATGTCGATCATTTGCTCCATTACGGCAGCCGCAGCGGTGAATCCGCCGTCCCGAGCGGCTCGGCCGGAAAGGGAGGAAACAGCCTTTCCGCCGCTTTTTTGGCGGATAACGGATTTATGTAA